The Paenibacillus sophorae genome has a segment encoding these proteins:
- a CDS encoding LacI family DNA-binding transcriptional regulator: MKATIRDVARLAGVSISTVSRVMNAPETVVASKRDRVLEAIRQLQYQPNAFARGLIYKKSFTLGLLIPDIENLYYAGIIRGMQDACIKLGYSLMICNTDRDKERLLSYIDTFREKQVDGIVFASDKLHPEYYEKLVGCRIPFVMLSSHSDEYEIPSIEVDDEAAAYDAVKFLIELGHREIGMIGFGHSDSISGPPRYDGFVKAVTESGLGHNVNRVKYANHRFEDGYQAAHELFTDHPGLTAVFCVADEFAMGTISYLKDRNVLVPGQVSVIGFDNLRMASMFIPKLTTIAQPIYQLGYRAAEKLHELLSTGSVEVLREKMQHKLIVRESSREK, encoded by the coding sequence ATGAAAGCAACGATCCGAGATGTGGCCCGATTGGCCGGAGTATCCATCAGTACCGTATCCCGGGTGATGAACGCGCCCGAAACCGTCGTAGCCAGCAAAAGGGACCGTGTCCTGGAGGCGATCCGGCAGTTGCAGTACCAGCCGAACGCGTTTGCGCGCGGGCTGATTTACAAGAAGTCGTTCACGCTGGGGCTGCTCATTCCCGACATTGAGAATCTGTATTACGCGGGGATCATCAGGGGCATGCAGGATGCCTGCATCAAGCTGGGATACAGTCTCATGATCTGCAACACGGACCGTGACAAAGAGCGTCTGCTGTCTTACATCGATACGTTCCGCGAAAAGCAGGTCGACGGCATCGTATTCGCCAGCGACAAGCTGCACCCCGAGTATTACGAGAAGCTGGTCGGCTGCCGGATTCCGTTTGTCATGCTGTCCTCCCACTCCGACGAATACGAGATTCCGAGCATCGAGGTGGACGATGAGGCGGCCGCCTACGACGCGGTAAAGTTCCTGATTGAATTGGGACACCGGGAAATCGGGATGATCGGGTTCGGCCACAGCGATTCCATTTCGGGACCTCCGCGGTATGACGGCTTTGTCAAAGCGGTCACGGAATCGGGCCTCGGCCATAACGTAAACAGGGTGAAATATGCGAACCACCGTTTTGAGGACGGTTACCAGGCGGCGCATGAATTGTTCACCGACCATCCCGGACTGACCGCCGTGTTCTGCGTGGCCGACGAGTTCGCGATGGGGACGATTTCTTACCTGAAAGACCGGAATGTGCTGGTGCCGGGGCAGGTATCGGTCATCGGATTCGACAATTTGCGGATGGCGAGCATGTTCATTCCGAAGCTGACGACGATCGCCCAGCCGATCTATCAACTGGGATACCGGGCAGCGGAGAAGCTGCATGAGCTGCTGTCGACCGGAAGCGTGGAGGTTCTCCGGGAGAAAATGCAGCACAAACTGATCGTGCGGGAATCGTCCCGGGAAAAGTGA
- a CDS encoding ABC transporter substrate-binding protein, which produces MKKKTGRKLSTLAVLGLSFSMLVTACGSGGNNASPSQAPAATSGDQPAATASAATANTPLEKALNGEYKGTKVTMFGPFVDADQVKFETSIKDFEEKTGIDIQYEGSKEFEATINVRVDGGNAPDIADFPQPGLLASIAKTGKVIDLNTVLDPEKLKSNYNKSWLDMATMDGASGKIMAGIWNRSNVKSLVWYPKKQFEEAGYKVPQTWDEMMALTEQIAKDGDPAWAIGIESGAATGWAATDWVENIMLRTTTPENYDKWVKGELPFTSPEVKNAVEIMSKIWMNKDYVYGGTKSIVTTAFGDAPKPMFENPPKAWFNLMGNFITSFFPETAKVDQDYDWFYLPPIDDQYGKPVLVAGDIYAMFNDRPEVRAVIEFFTTGESIKSWVQSGGVVAPMNDASLDWYQSESDRRMAKLVQDASTLRFDGSDLMPGKVGAGSFWKGMTDYVSGTATLDQALEQIQKGWNN; this is translated from the coding sequence ATGAAAAAGAAGACGGGACGCAAGCTATCTACTCTCGCTGTACTCGGTCTATCATTCTCCATGCTGGTCACCGCCTGCGGCAGCGGCGGCAACAATGCTTCGCCGAGCCAGGCTCCGGCGGCCACGTCCGGGGATCAACCGGCCGCGACTGCGAGCGCGGCGACGGCCAACACGCCGCTGGAGAAGGCGCTGAACGGCGAATATAAAGGCACCAAGGTTACCATGTTCGGCCCGTTTGTGGACGCCGACCAGGTGAAGTTCGAGACGAGCATCAAGGATTTCGAAGAGAAGACGGGCATCGACATCCAGTACGAAGGCTCCAAGGAATTCGAAGCCACCATTAACGTTCGCGTGGACGGCGGCAATGCGCCGGACATCGCCGATTTCCCGCAGCCCGGTCTCTTGGCTTCCATCGCCAAGACCGGCAAGGTCATTGACCTGAACACGGTGCTTGACCCCGAAAAGCTGAAATCCAACTACAACAAGAGCTGGCTGGACATGGCGACCATGGACGGCGCAAGCGGCAAGATCATGGCCGGCATCTGGAACCGCAGCAACGTGAAGAGCCTCGTTTGGTACCCGAAGAAGCAGTTTGAGGAAGCGGGCTACAAGGTGCCTCAGACTTGGGATGAAATGATGGCGCTTACCGAACAGATTGCCAAGGACGGCGACCCGGCCTGGGCGATCGGCATCGAGAGCGGCGCGGCCACCGGCTGGGCGGCGACGGACTGGGTCGAAAACATCATGCTGCGGACGACGACGCCGGAGAACTACGATAAGTGGGTTAAGGGCGAGCTGCCGTTCACGTCGCCTGAAGTGAAGAACGCGGTCGAGATCATGTCGAAGATCTGGATGAACAAAGATTATGTCTATGGCGGCACGAAGTCGATTGTCACGACGGCCTTCGGAGACGCGCCGAAACCGATGTTCGAGAACCCGCCTAAGGCCTGGTTCAACCTGATGGGCAACTTCATCACGAGCTTCTTCCCGGAAACCGCAAAGGTCGACCAGGACTACGACTGGTTCTACCTGCCGCCGATTGACGACCAGTACGGCAAGCCGGTGCTGGTAGCCGGCGACATCTACGCCATGTTCAACGACCGCCCTGAAGTGCGGGCTGTCATCGAATTTTTCACCACGGGCGAATCAATCAAGAGCTGGGTACAGTCGGGCGGCGTTGTCGCGCCGATGAACGATGCTTCCCTCGACTGGTACCAGTCGGAATCCGATCGCCGGATGGCAAAGCTCGTGCAGGACGCATCGACGCTGCGCTTTGACGGCTCCGACCTGATGCCGGGCAAAGTGGGCGCGGGCAGCTTCTGGAAGGGCATGACCGACTATGTCAGCGGCACCGCCACGCTCGACCAGGCGCTGGAGCAGATCCAGAAAGGCTGGAACAACTGA
- a CDS encoding carbohydrate ABC transporter permease has product MGTQAKPGIRLRAVLISLGILLANIVVNGLIFLFFRDSTLNPLLTAVLAVLWGVVGVYLIYYSLTFAAEQYPDKIRSRILPFIFVGPAVLLLGWLLVLPALRTLYLSFFNASSDKFVGLANYAAIFSDRLLGTALRNNLLWVFVGTLACVAFGLLIAILADRSSYEKTAKSIIFMPMAISFVAAGVIWKFVYYYQPGNEQIGLLNAIVTYFGGQPQAWTSMIQPWNNFFLILILIWMQTGFAMVIFSAAIKGVPDDILEAARVDGSGEIRIFFRIIIPFISTTILTVTTTIIVFTLKIFDVVMVMTGGQYDTEVVATQFYRQFFMYRNFGYGSTLAIVLLIAVLPVIFVNLRQFRKQGGF; this is encoded by the coding sequence ATGGGGACACAAGCCAAACCGGGAATCCGTCTGAGAGCCGTGTTGATCTCCTTGGGCATACTGCTCGCCAATATTGTGGTTAACGGCCTGATTTTCCTGTTTTTTCGGGATTCGACGCTGAATCCGCTGCTGACAGCGGTGCTTGCCGTGCTGTGGGGCGTCGTGGGTGTCTATCTGATTTATTACTCGCTGACCTTTGCAGCTGAGCAATATCCCGATAAGATCCGCAGCAGGATCCTCCCGTTCATCTTCGTGGGGCCGGCGGTGCTCCTGCTGGGCTGGCTGCTGGTGCTGCCGGCGCTGCGGACGCTGTACCTCAGCTTCTTCAATGCGTCGTCCGACAAGTTCGTCGGGTTGGCCAACTATGCGGCCATCTTCAGCGACCGGCTGCTAGGCACGGCGCTGCGCAACAATCTGCTGTGGGTGTTCGTCGGCACGCTGGCGTGCGTCGCCTTCGGCCTGCTGATCGCCATTCTGGCGGACCGCAGCAGCTACGAGAAAACCGCGAAGTCCATCATCTTCATGCCGATGGCCATTTCGTTCGTGGCGGCGGGCGTGATCTGGAAATTTGTCTACTATTATCAGCCGGGCAACGAGCAGATCGGTCTGCTTAACGCCATCGTCACGTACTTCGGCGGACAGCCGCAGGCCTGGACCAGCATGATCCAGCCGTGGAACAACTTTTTTCTGATTCTCATCCTGATTTGGATGCAGACCGGGTTCGCCATGGTCATCTTCTCGGCGGCGATCAAGGGAGTGCCCGACGATATTCTGGAAGCGGCGCGCGTGGACGGCTCCGGCGAGATCCGCATTTTTTTCCGTATTATCATTCCGTTCATCTCGACCACGATCCTGACGGTTACCACGACCATTATTGTCTTTACGCTGAAAATATTTGACGTCGTCATGGTCATGACCGGCGGTCAATACGATACAGAGGTTGTCGCGACGCAGTTCTACCGGCAGTTCTTCATGTACCGCAACTTCGGCTACGGCTCGACGCTGGCCATCGTGCTGCTGATCGCGGTCCTGCCCGTCATCTTCGTCAATCTGCGCCAGTTCCGCAAGCAGGGGGGATTCTAA
- a CDS encoding carbohydrate ABC transporter permease, whose translation MVGSKKRKGNKAVVNIVLGIICFIWLVPTLGLFISSFRPAADILQTGWWKVFPHQEWKASDDVIRLSKDVDLRGPIVVNGKTYTDAQLKAGVVEGGKRLMWENRRARMISVQTEGWVTKPNLTTENYKNVLSGKEYKLKKADGSEAVQKGSGLSQAFWNTLTIAVPATIIPVLIASFAAYAFAWLRFPGRKTMFVTIIAMLVIPLQVALIPVLKDYTALGLNGSYLGIWLAHTAFGLPLVTYFMYNFISQLPKDLFESAFIDGASHFTIFSRLILPLSVPALASIGIFQFLWVWNDYLVSLIFIGNQPNVQVMSMKIADLVGSRGNDWHLLTSAAFISMLMPLAIFFLLQKYFVKGLMGGSVKG comes from the coding sequence ATGGTTGGCTCCAAGAAAAGAAAAGGCAACAAGGCGGTCGTCAACATCGTGCTTGGGATTATCTGCTTCATCTGGCTGGTTCCGACGCTTGGCTTGTTCATCTCCTCGTTCCGCCCCGCCGCGGACATTCTGCAGACCGGCTGGTGGAAGGTGTTCCCGCACCAGGAATGGAAGGCTTCGGATGATGTGATCCGGCTGTCCAAGGATGTAGACCTTCGGGGACCAATCGTAGTGAACGGCAAGACCTACACGGACGCGCAGCTCAAAGCGGGCGTGGTCGAAGGCGGCAAACGGCTCATGTGGGAGAACCGCAGAGCGCGCATGATCAGCGTGCAGACGGAAGGCTGGGTGACAAAGCCCAACCTGACGACGGAGAATTACAAGAACGTGCTGTCCGGCAAGGAGTATAAGCTGAAAAAAGCCGACGGCAGCGAGGCGGTGCAGAAGGGAAGCGGTCTCTCCCAGGCGTTCTGGAACACGCTGACCATCGCGGTGCCGGCGACGATTATTCCGGTTCTGATCGCGTCCTTCGCGGCTTACGCTTTTGCCTGGCTGCGTTTCCCGGGACGCAAGACGATGTTCGTGACCATCATCGCGATGCTGGTGATTCCGCTGCAGGTTGCGCTCATTCCCGTGCTTAAGGATTACACGGCCCTCGGGCTGAACGGAAGCTATCTCGGCATCTGGCTGGCGCATACGGCCTTCGGCCTGCCGCTGGTAACGTATTTCATGTACAACTTTATCAGCCAGCTTCCAAAAGATCTGTTCGAGTCGGCGTTCATTGACGGGGCGAGCCATTTCACGATCTTCAGCCGGCTGATCCTGCCCCTGTCTGTACCTGCACTGGCTTCGATCGGCATCTTCCAATTCCTGTGGGTCTGGAACGACTACCTGGTGTCCCTGATCTTTATAGGCAACCAGCCGAATGTTCAGGTCATGTCGATGAAAATCGCCGATTTGGTCGGCTCCCGCGGCAACGACTGGCATCTGCTGACCTCGGCCGCCTTTATCTCGATGCTGATGCCGCTCGCCATCTTTTTCCTGCTGCAAAAGTATTTCGTCAAAGGATTGATGGGCGGCTCGGTCAAAGGCTGA
- a CDS encoding glycoside hydrolase family 65 protein, with the protein MKPYVHPEPLYPYREWSLEEESYADGENQRSESLFAVGNGYIGMRGNFEEGYHGTEGTTVVGNYLNGFYDAEPILYPEGAYGYAVRNQAMLNVTDAKIIDLSVEGHAFHLNAGTVLRYKRTLDMRKGVLRREVDWESPGGHRVRLVINRLASFGNKHMAAIHYEVTALNFDGAITFASAMEGTIARPQATDDPRLGAGSELPSLLPEDMEHGGAFSWMRQRTRHTRFVLLTAMVHVLEAPAGYGTNRKAAGQRLTEEFCVPLRSGETTALTKYICYHTSKDYPEEELMPRTEVLLREAAHSGFSQLLAEQEAYLDEFWKRADVEIAGDPALQQGIRFNAFQLLQSVGRDGVTNIGAKGLTGEGYEGHYFWDTEMYMLPFFTYTRPDIARSLLEFRYHTLGKARERAAIMSQKGALYPWRTIDGEENSSYFPAGTAQAHINADIAYAIRQYVLATGDTDFLVSQGAEILFETSRFWVDLGHFNPARGGAFCIDAVTGPDEYTAIVNNNAYTNLMVRSQLEYAAGTADLLRDSYPEHYERLVRAIGLTEEEVRLWRKAAALMFVPSDERLGIIAQDDTFLSKKKWNFEQTPEDKYPLLLHFHPLVIYRHQVLKQADVVLALFLLGEQFTLEEKIRNYQYYEPLTTHDSSLSPCIHSIMSAEIGDLEGAYAYFDRTVRMDLDDINRNAKDGLHTAAMAGSWMSIINGFGGMRLRDGILSFQPRLPDRWESCRFRIAFRGCLLEVSTGRESTLYTLLEGDALELLHMGLRVSLSPGQQASFPL; encoded by the coding sequence ATGAAACCCTACGTCCATCCCGAGCCGTTGTATCCGTACCGGGAATGGAGCCTGGAAGAAGAGAGCTACGCCGACGGCGAGAACCAGCGGAGCGAAAGCTTGTTTGCCGTCGGCAACGGCTATATCGGCATGCGTGGCAATTTTGAGGAGGGCTATCACGGCACTGAAGGAACGACGGTGGTCGGCAATTACCTGAACGGCTTCTACGACGCCGAACCAATTCTTTATCCGGAAGGCGCATACGGCTACGCGGTTCGGAACCAGGCAATGCTTAACGTCACCGACGCCAAAATCATCGATCTGTCTGTCGAAGGCCACGCCTTTCACCTGAACGCCGGCACCGTGCTTCGCTACAAGCGAACGCTCGACATGCGCAAGGGGGTGCTGCGCCGCGAGGTGGACTGGGAATCGCCAGGGGGGCACCGTGTGCGCCTCGTCATCAACCGCCTGGCGTCGTTTGGGAACAAACACATGGCCGCCATCCATTACGAGGTAACGGCGCTCAATTTCGACGGCGCGATTACGTTCGCCTCGGCCATGGAAGGCACCATCGCCCGCCCGCAGGCGACCGACGACCCGCGGCTCGGGGCGGGAAGCGAGCTGCCGAGCCTGCTGCCGGAGGACATGGAGCACGGCGGCGCGTTCTCATGGATGCGCCAGCGGACCCGGCATACCCGGTTCGTGCTGCTGACGGCGATGGTCCACGTTCTGGAGGCCCCAGCCGGCTACGGGACGAACCGGAAGGCGGCGGGCCAGCGGCTGACGGAGGAATTCTGCGTGCCGCTGCGCAGCGGCGAGACGACGGCACTGACGAAGTACATCTGCTACCATACCTCCAAAGACTATCCGGAGGAGGAACTGATGCCTCGGACCGAAGTTCTGCTGCGCGAGGCGGCGCATTCCGGCTTCAGTCAGCTGCTGGCGGAGCAGGAAGCCTACCTGGACGAGTTCTGGAAGCGGGCCGACGTCGAGATCGCCGGCGATCCCGCGCTCCAACAGGGCATCCGCTTCAACGCGTTCCAACTGCTGCAATCCGTCGGCAGGGACGGTGTGACCAACATCGGGGCCAAGGGCCTGACCGGCGAAGGCTATGAAGGCCATTATTTCTGGGATACGGAAATGTACATGCTGCCGTTCTTTACCTATACCCGGCCGGATATCGCCCGATCGCTGCTGGAATTTCGTTACCATACGCTCGGCAAGGCCCGCGAGCGCGCGGCAATCATGTCGCAGAAGGGTGCGCTTTACCCGTGGCGGACTATCGACGGAGAGGAGAACTCGTCCTATTTTCCGGCAGGAACGGCGCAGGCCCATATCAACGCGGACATCGCGTACGCCATCCGGCAGTATGTCCTGGCGACGGGAGATACCGATTTTCTCGTCAGCCAGGGGGCGGAAATCCTGTTCGAGACGTCCCGGTTCTGGGTCGACCTCGGCCATTTCAATCCGGCGCGCGGCGGAGCGTTCTGCATCGACGCGGTAACGGGACCGGACGAGTACACGGCGATTGTAAACAACAATGCCTACACGAATTTGATGGTGCGCAGCCAGTTGGAGTACGCTGCCGGCACGGCCGACCTGCTCCGCGACTCATATCCGGAGCATTACGAGAGGCTGGTCCGGGCCATCGGGCTGACGGAGGAAGAAGTGCGTCTCTGGCGGAAAGCGGCGGCCCTCATGTTCGTGCCTTCGGATGAACGGCTTGGCATCATCGCCCAGGACGACACGTTCCTGTCAAAGAAGAAATGGAATTTCGAGCAAACGCCGGAAGACAAGTACCCGCTGTTGCTGCATTTTCATCCGCTCGTCATCTACCGCCACCAGGTGCTGAAGCAGGCTGATGTCGTTCTGGCCCTGTTCCTGCTCGGCGAGCAGTTCACGCTGGAGGAGAAAATCCGCAATTACCAGTATTATGAGCCGCTCACGACCCATGATTCCTCGCTGTCGCCCTGCATCCACAGCATCATGTCGGCGGAGATCGGCGATCTGGAGGGCGCTTACGCCTATTTTGACCGGACGGTGCGAATGGATCTTGACGACATCAACCGGAACGCCAAGGACGGCCTGCATACGGCGGCGATGGCCGGCTCGTGGATGTCAATCATCAACGGCTTCGGCGGCATGCGGCTCCGGGATGGCATTCTGTCCTTTCAGCCGCGCCTGCCCGACCGGTGGGAGAGCTGCAGGTTCCGAATCGCGTTCCGCGGCTGCCTTTTGGAGGTGAGCACCGGCCGGGAGAGCACCCTATACACGTTGCTGGAAGGCGATGCGCTGGAGCTGCTGCACATGGGGCTCCGGGTCTCACTTTCTCCGGGACAACAGGCTTCCTTTCCCCTATAG
- a CDS encoding phosphatidate cytidylyltransferase, translating to MNSSLLTIVLIFAVLSVVHLMYYVVGRIQPDKDYTGLGFRIKTWWGMLLIFCLATLFNPVVSLLSLMVLAFFALKEYFSMIKSKKADRRLFLWAYLSIPAQFYWIYIGWYGMFIVFIPIYVFLFLPLPRLINKGTVGFLRSVSRVQWGLMLMVFGLSHLAYFQFATPQYGGGLVLFLVVLTQLGDVVHYLASIYFGKRKVVPTANPNLTWEGFACAFLVTTGASYLIYPYLTPLNLTFGIVSGMLISLSGFFGSLTVSVLKRDLLIGDDDKFDALKKSYLSRVDSLTYTSPIFFHVIRYFFDFM from the coding sequence GTGAACAGCTCGCTATTAACGATCGTCCTTATTTTTGCAGTCTTATCAGTCGTCCATTTGATGTATTATGTGGTGGGCAGAATTCAGCCGGACAAAGACTATACGGGCCTTGGATTTCGCATCAAGACCTGGTGGGGCATGCTCCTCATTTTTTGTTTGGCCACCCTTTTCAACCCGGTCGTTTCGCTCCTTTCCCTGATGGTGCTCGCCTTCTTTGCGCTGAAAGAATATTTCTCCATGATTAAATCGAAAAAAGCCGACCGCAGGCTGTTTCTGTGGGCTTATTTGTCGATTCCCGCGCAGTTCTATTGGATTTATATCGGGTGGTACGGAATGTTTATTGTCTTTATCCCTATCTATGTATTCTTGTTCCTGCCGCTCCCGAGGTTGATCAACAAAGGAACGGTCGGATTTCTGCGCAGCGTCAGCCGGGTCCAATGGGGACTCATGCTGATGGTTTTCGGACTTAGCCACCTAGCCTATTTCCAATTTGCTACGCCGCAGTACGGAGGGGGACTTGTGCTTTTTCTAGTGGTGTTGACGCAGCTTGGTGATGTCGTACACTATCTGGCATCGATCTATTTCGGCAAGCGGAAGGTGGTCCCGACCGCCAACCCGAATTTGACTTGGGAAGGCTTCGCATGCGCTTTTCTCGTAACGACAGGGGCTTCGTATCTGATCTACCCCTACCTGACGCCGCTTAACCTGACTTTCGGTATCGTTTCCGGCATGCTGATCAGCTTGAGCGGTTTCTTCGGCAGCTTAACGGTTTCCGTTCTGAAGCGGGATTTGTTAATCGGCGATGACGATAAGTTCGATGCTTTGAAAAAAAGCTACTTAAGCCGGGTCGATAGCCTTACCTACACCTCGCCGATCTTTTTCCATGTGATCCGTTATTTTTTCGATTTCATGTAG
- the tlp gene encoding small acid-soluble spore protein Tlp: MAKPDNRADNVEHLQQSIQNTQRNLHEAEDYLNEFASEISSEERKQIEDKNERRQESIKGFREEVKDEAAHSKE; the protein is encoded by the coding sequence ATGGCAAAACCGGATAATCGGGCGGATAATGTTGAGCATTTACAGCAAAGTATTCAGAATACACAGAGAAATCTTCATGAAGCTGAAGACTATTTAAATGAATTTGCCTCTGAAATCAGCAGCGAGGAACGTAAACAAATCGAAGATAAGAATGAGCGCCGTCAAGAAAGCATTAAAGGCTTTCGGGAAGAAGTGAAGGACGAAGCAGCGCATTCGAAGGAGTAA
- a CDS encoding nitrilase-related carbon-nitrogen hydrolase, with protein MIIGSLQINVEKNDKMKNLNTIEKLINHSADSVDLVVMPELFSTGYFFDSASELMEIAEEIPNGYTTNRLIEIAKNSNCHFVGAIAEKENGHLYITAIVVGPSGYIGKQRKRHLTDHESKIFSYGTSSEVFDINGCKVGIVICFEGWFPESSRELMLKGAQIICHSALTCQERTLDIMRIRAIENKAYFILANSISTENFKNESITFRGDSRVIDYDGNILVNAGQEEKLIIVEVNEENTIRKDLDDCKDLISEVKKHTYF; from the coding sequence ATGATCATTGGTTCTTTACAGATAAATGTAGAAAAAAATGATAAGATGAAAAATTTGAACACCATTGAGAAGCTAATCAATCATTCGGCAGATTCGGTCGATTTGGTGGTTATGCCTGAGCTATTCTCAACAGGTTATTTTTTTGACTCAGCAAGCGAATTGATGGAAATCGCAGAAGAAATTCCTAACGGGTATACAACAAACAGGCTCATTGAAATTGCTAAAAACTCAAACTGCCATTTCGTTGGAGCCATTGCAGAAAAAGAAAACGGTCATCTTTATATTACCGCAATCGTAGTAGGGCCATCAGGATATATTGGAAAGCAAAGGAAAAGGCATCTTACAGATCATGAATCAAAAATTTTTTCTTATGGAACGAGCTCAGAAGTCTTTGATATCAATGGGTGTAAGGTGGGAATTGTTATATGTTTTGAAGGGTGGTTCCCGGAAAGCTCAAGAGAATTGATGCTAAAAGGGGCGCAAATCATTTGTCATTCCGCATTAACCTGTCAGGAAAGAACCCTGGATATCATGAGAATTCGGGCTATTGAAAACAAAGCGTATTTTATTTTAGCAAATAGTATTAGCACTGAGAATTTTAAAAATGAGTCAATAACCTTTAGAGGAGACAGCAGAGTAATAGATTATGATGGAAATATTTTAGTCAATGCAGGACAAGAAGAAAAACTAATTATAGTAGAAGTAAATGAAGAAAATACGATTCGTAAAGATTTAGATGATTGTAAGGATTTGATTTCGGAAGTTAAAAAACATACATACTTCTAA
- a CDS encoding alpha/beta hydrolase has product MTRNRSELYYRHYPSAAKTATAIILLHGISEDSKYLFPYSQKVSSTGLAHVFTPDLRGYGPKAANLGDIDYIGQLEDDLADLIQYIKDKFPHVKQVVMAGHSAGGGTAIRFAGSRYADCADSYLLLTPYLGPGNPTERPADGHRKLHMGKVIILSMLDSIGIKGWVRAPRHGVVQAARGVARGMATKLSFRLLLSRSPMKYKRDLTKPTLVLVGAEDEVFYADRYEELLSTYTKAHVHIVPGANHDGLLESPIAYVHTANWLKSE; this is encoded by the coding sequence GTGACCCGCAACAGGAGCGAACTTTACTATCGACACTATCCTAGCGCCGCTAAAACGGCGACGGCGATTATTCTTCTTCATGGAATATCTGAAGACAGCAAATACTTATTCCCGTACTCTCAAAAGGTTTCATCAACAGGGCTCGCCCACGTTTTCACGCCTGACCTTCGGGGCTATGGACCAAAAGCCGCCAACCTCGGCGACATTGACTATATCGGCCAGCTAGAGGATGATCTTGCGGATCTGATTCAGTACATTAAAGACAAGTTCCCTCACGTCAAGCAAGTCGTGATGGCCGGTCACTCAGCAGGTGGCGGAACGGCCATACGTTTCGCCGGGAGCCGATATGCCGACTGCGCAGACTCGTACCTGCTGCTCACGCCATACCTAGGTCCGGGGAACCCGACTGAGCGCCCAGCGGATGGGCATCGCAAGCTGCATATGGGAAAAGTGATCATCCTCAGCATGCTGGATTCGATAGGGATCAAAGGCTGGGTACGGGCTCCCCGCCATGGAGTTGTACAAGCGGCCCGAGGAGTTGCACGCGGAATGGCTACAAAGCTCAGTTTTCGACTTTTGCTGTCTCGCTCGCCGATGAAGTACAAACGCGATTTGACGAAGCCGACTCTTGTACTTGTCGGAGCGGAGGACGAGGTCTTTTATGCAGATCGCTATGAGGAGTTGCTTAGTACGTATACCAAAGCACATGTTCACATCGTCCCTGGAGCGAACCATGACGGACTGCTAGAAAGCCCGATTGCTTATGTACATACTGCCAATTGGCTGAAATCAGAGTGA
- a CDS encoding glycosyltransferase family 2 protein, translating to MAGRDISRAQNAASIITCTKRRQCMDTLFHNYSRQNYRNKELIVILNHNSLKVTEYIKAAKSYKSVRIYSMPDHVSLGECLNYGVKLSKYNLIAKFDDDDYYAPGYLTDSVRILLKTNADIVGKRAHYMYLNGKKLLLLRYYNMANKHVSLVQGATLLVKRHVFGKVRFPNRNRGECVKFCSDSLAKGFKIYSGSPYNFYAIRRRNSKDHTWIVSDESLLTRNVKVLRVKNIRKFVTRG from the coding sequence ATGGCGGGACGCGATATTTCCCGTGCTCAGAATGCGGCTTCCATCATTACTTGCACCAAACGGCGGCAATGCATGGACACGCTTTTTCATAACTACAGCAGACAGAATTATAGGAATAAAGAGCTTATCGTCATATTAAATCATAACAGCCTGAAGGTGACCGAGTATATAAAGGCTGCAAAATCATATAAGAGCGTAAGGATCTACAGCATGCCGGATCATGTATCGCTCGGTGAATGCCTGAATTATGGAGTTAAATTATCCAAATACAATCTCATTGCTAAATTCGATGATGACGATTATTATGCTCCGGGCTACTTAACGGATAGTGTGCGAATCTTGTTAAAGACAAACGCCGATATTGTAGGAAAACGAGCCCACTATATGTATCTGAATGGAAAAAAACTGCTTCTGCTTCGTTACTACAATATGGCTAATAAGCATGTTTCCCTGGTTCAAGGAGCGACCCTGCTCGTAAAACGGCACGTGTTCGGCAAGGTTCGGTTCCCGAATCGAAACCGGGGAGAATGCGTAAAGTTTTGTTCCGACAGCCTGGCAAAAGGCTTTAAGATTTATTCAGGAAGTCCATACAACTTCTACGCGATCCGCAGAAGGAACTCTAAAGATCATACTTGGATCGTAAGCGATGAATCTCTCTTAACAAGAAATGTTAAAGTCCTGAGAGTGAAAAACATAAGAAAGTTTGTAACCCGAGGCTAA